Proteins encoded by one window of Macaca mulatta isolate MMU2019108-1 chromosome 10, T2T-MMU8v2.0, whole genome shotgun sequence:
- the LOC107000562 gene encoding uncharacterized protein LOC107000562, which translates to MRGKRCLRPGRVQTARRGPRRRGLEACREVGALKKLLANHALGAAKSRTQVKGPMAPAELGQDPPSRVRPLEVVSARAQSNWHCHLERISPSGPTRLAPLPLVTLRSGLGAGGGRRAETLGTPAQTPAPLPGRLGSPAALAMEILDEFDSEVPQSETFCQQISEEDLERQVDTTLSARCAASSTASTATRRWRRGWCNWNSVGSSLFSGRSVVQGELNHCNSTGALEMHERVKQLKQSIHRMHPYSRDTKKRRRKPRQKKPEPIILRDQSTSPCLPPTPLPPLPLPPPWSPW; encoded by the exons ATGAGGGGGAAGCGCTGCTTGAGGCCCGGGAGGGTACAGACAGCGAGGAGGGGCCCCCGTCGGAGGGGACTGGAGGCCTGCCGAGAGGTGGGGGCCTTAAAGAAGTTGCTGGCCAACCACGCCCTCGGCGCTGCCAAGAGCCGGACCCAGGTTAAAGGCCCGATGGCCCCTGCAGAACTGGGCCAGGACCCGCCCAGCCGCGTTCGCCCCCTCGAGGTCGTGAGCGCGCGTGCCCAGAGCAACTGGCATTGTCAC TTAGAGAGGATTAGTCCCAGCGGTCCCACAAGACTGGCCCCGCTGCCCTTGGTGACCCTGCGCTCCGGCCTCGGGGCAGGTGGCGGTCGGCGCGCGGAGACTCTCGGGACCCCCGCCCAGACGCCTGCTCCGCTCCCAGGCCGCCTGGGCTCACCAGCAGCGCTCGCCATGGAGATCCTAGACGAGTTCGACAGCGAGGTCCCGCAGAGCGAAACCTTCTGCCAGCAAATCTCCGAGGAAGACTTGGAGAGGCAGGTGGACACTACACTGAGCGCGCGCTGCGCCGCCTCTTCCACCGCCTCGACCGCAACCCGTCGCTGGCGGAGAGGGTGGTGCAATTGGAACAGCGTGGGCTCCTCTCTTTTCTCCGG GCGAAGTGTTGTGCAGGGGGAGCTGAACCATTGCAACAGCACGGGCGCCCTGGAGATGCACGAGAGGGTGAAGCAGCTGAAGCAGAGCATACACCGCATGCACCCCTACTCCCGGG ACAccaagaagaggagaaggaagccaAGACAGAAGAAACCAGAACCCATCATCTTACGGGACCAGTCGACCTCCCCATGCCTGCCACCGAccccactgccacctctgccactgccaccaccatgGTCTCCGTGGTGA
- the YDJC gene encoding carbohydrate deacetylase isoform X3 → MSRPRVRLVVTADDFGYCPRRDEGIVEAFLAGAVTSVSLLVNGAATESAAELARRHSIPTGLHANLSEGRPVGPARRGASSLLGPEGFFLGKMGFREAVAAGDVDLPQVREELEAQLSCFRELMGRAPTHVDGHQHVHVLPDPLRPQACARCSPRRCRPMGCALRDCRWSAVWVAALGWRPPRAPSPAPWSATPGPPWAPSPATASVCLPPAAAVKAPTLSLALGSGCMSCASSPRPRCGPGLPRMACSFAPSTTWTPRGQGRRSPVRPLWNPSWNPPYSDPLPTTKH, encoded by the exons ATGTCCCGCCCTCGCGTGCGCCTGGTGGTCACCGCGGACGACTTTGGTTACTGCCCGCGACGCGATGAGGGCATCGTGGAGGCCTTTCTGGCCGGGGCCGTGACCAGCGTGTCCCTGCTGGTCAACGGTGCGGCCACGGAGAGCGCGGCGGAGCTAGCCCGCAG GCACAGCATCCCCACGGGCCTCCACGCCAACCTGTCCGAGGGCCGCCCAGTGGGTCCGGCCCGCCGTGGCGCCTCGTCGCTGCTCGGCCCCGAAGGCTTCTTCCTTGGCAAGATGGGATTCCGGGAGGCGGTGGCGGCCGGAGACGTGGATTTGCCTCAG GTGCGGGAGGAGCTCGAGGCCCAACTAAGCTGCTTCCGGGAGCTGATGGGCAGGGCCCCCACGCACGTGGATGGCCACCAGCACGTGCACGTGCTCCCAG ACCCGCTCCGCCCGCAGGCGTGTGCCAGGTGTTCGCCGAGGCGCTGCAGGCCTATGGGGTGCGCTTTACGCGACTGCCGCTGGAGCGCGGTGTGGGTGGCTGCACTTGGCTGGAGGCCCCCGCGCGCGCCTTCGCCTGCGCCGTGGAGCGCGACGCCCGGGCCGCCGTGGGCCCCTTCTCCCGCCACGGCCTCCG TGTGCCTCCCACCGGCGGCTGCGGTGAAGGCCCCGACGCTTTCTCTTGCTCTTGGGAGCGGCTGCATGAGCTGCGCGTCCTCACCGCGCCCACGCTGCGGACCCGGCTTGCCCAGGATGGCGTGCAGCTTTGCGCCCTCGACGACCTGGACTCCAAGAGGCCAGGGGAGGAGGTCCCCCGTGAGGCCACTCTGGAACCCTTCCTGGAACCCTCCCTACTCTGACCCGCTACCGACAACCAAGCACTAA
- the YDJC gene encoding carbohydrate deacetylase isoform X5, which translates to MSRPRVRLVVTADDFGYCPRRDEGIVEAFLAGAVTSVSLLVNGAATESAAELARRHSIPTGLHANLSEGRPVGPARRGASSLLGPEGFFLGKMGFREAVAAGDVDLPQVREELEAQLSCFRELMGRAPTHVDGHQHVHVLPGGQTPSWV; encoded by the exons ATGTCCCGCCCTCGCGTGCGCCTGGTGGTCACCGCGGACGACTTTGGTTACTGCCCGCGACGCGATGAGGGCATCGTGGAGGCCTTTCTGGCCGGGGCCGTGACCAGCGTGTCCCTGCTGGTCAACGGTGCGGCCACGGAGAGCGCGGCGGAGCTAGCCCGCAG GCACAGCATCCCCACGGGCCTCCACGCCAACCTGTCCGAGGGCCGCCCAGTGGGTCCGGCCCGCCGTGGCGCCTCGTCGCTGCTCGGCCCCGAAGGCTTCTTCCTTGGCAAGATGGGATTCCGGGAGGCGGTGGCGGCCGGAGACGTGGATTTGCCTCAG GTGCGGGAGGAGCTCGAGGCCCAACTAAGCTGCTTCCGGGAGCTGATGGGCAGGGCCCCCACGCACGTGGATGGCCACCAGCACGTGCACGTGCTCCCAG GTGGACAGACGCCTTCGTGGGTCTGA
- the CCDC116 gene encoding coiled-coil domain-containing protein 116 isoform X1, which yields MRAMEQRKGWMHEGHGVRAAREPQIPGPQMCGPIGDPHVVSPARAERNAQLKREVGSRLGHLPGDHMARCRHHSGYVADDEASHSMCSARVQLPKKPLVPEMGPASKPGHVPHPPSTCGSSALQNQRRNKRHPQPFSHFLDFLTESHVLDSLETVVEKATERMAAMKTEAGVPLVEVQDPVEVPSGGRRAHARPSLSTVHRHRVRPTLCTGHPNNYPSSSSSMSDSHSSLMAGWLGSHSRDSDLGAQGLGSLPPVKDKLLLEKNLKRLLQLEKKGKGLSQSCSKRDSLLWDLLGSQTSFQWTQEQPLSWFSELLGSSSGVPEASEPRPGEQEPICKREFNKEIKSLLSQLESLDLPGYCPLREPHRTLNFLADHRLFPALQSVVNQAVDKLRGARCRDGRPLFPTSLEPPSELQVQRNLPPLGSEPAKPTNSGQPHPTVSSPKTPQRKHKDRGGSPSMSSAQVATRFKLKSPRSSGRFTKKKPLPSISSKSSMSHFSNRLYEELADFLTQQAASLLIRKYEFEKDLSKQLGFFSFPVTQVLRDLSLGLKKVKGSRIQLSSETHRSCLLRKLEEAKRARQTSRLSTPHRSTETPSVQQEPATHTAQDQATEPCRSIYTNLPASRQLSPLEPKLSVSAGTGMGSSLPKSKDTDSEGHDEAEVEDEDEDEYKDEDQDEDKEEDGVQSLPEPGEEASVSHSVDVGHSDPP from the exons ATGAGGGCCATGGAGCAGAGGAAGGGCTGGATGCATGAAGGACACGGGGTGCGGGCAGCAAGGGAACCGCAGATTCCAGGGCCACAGATGTGTGGACCTATTGGAGACCCTCACGTTGTCTCCCCAGCCCGCGCAGAGAGGAATGCGCAGCTGAAGAGAGAGGTGGGCAGCAGGCTCGGTCACCTGCCAGGTGACCACATGGCCAGGTGCCGCCACCACTCGGGCTACGTGGCTGACGATGAGGCCAGCCACTCCATGTGCAGTGCACGA GTGCAGCTACCCAAGAAGCCACTGGTTCCAGAGATGGGGCCAGCCTCCAAGCCGGGCCATGTGCCACACCCACCATCCACATGTGGCAGCTCAGCGCTCCAGAACCAACGCCGAAACAAGAGGCACCCTCAGCCCTTTAGCCACTTTCTGGATTTCCTGACTGAGAGCCATGTCCTGGACAGCCTGGAGACAGTGGTGGAGAAGGCGACTGAGCGCATGGCTGCCATGAAGACCGAGGCTGGGGTGCCGCTTGTGGAGGTGCAGGACCCAGTGGAGGTGCCAAGTGGTGGGCGGCGGGCACATGCCCGGCCCAGCCTCAGCACTGTACACCGGCACCGTGTACGGCCGACCCTCTGCACTGGACACCCCAACAACTACCCATCCAGCTCCAGCTCCATGTCCGACTCCCATAGCAGCCtcatggctggctggctgggctCCCACAGCCGGGACAGTGACCTAGGTGCCCAAGGTTTAGGCTCACTGCCACCTGTGAAGGACAAACTCCTGCTGGAGAAGAATCTCAAGCGGCTGCTACAGCTGGAGAAGAAAGGG AAAGGCCTCAGTCAGTCCTGCTCCAAGAGGGACTCCCTGCTGTGGGATTTGCTGGGCAGCCAGACCAGCTTTCAGTGGACCCAGGAGCAGCCCCTGTCCTGGTTCTCGGAGCTGCTGGGCTCAAGCTCTGGTGTGCCTGAAGCATCAGAGCCGAGGCCTGGAGAACAGGAGCCGATCTGCAAACGAGAGTTCAATAAAGAGATCAAGTCGTTACTGAGCCAGCTGGAGTCCCTCGACCTGCCTGGCTACTGTCCGCTCCGTGAGCCCCATCGCACACTGAACTTCCTGGCTGACCACCGCCTCTTCCCTGCCCTGCAGAGCGTCGTCAACCAGGCTGTGGATAAGCTCCGCGGCGCCCGCTGCCGCGACGGCCGTCCTCTGTTCCCCACCAGCTTGGAGCCCCCCTCAGAGCTGCAGGTTCAACGCAATCTGCCGCCGCTGGGCTCTGAGCCGGCTAAACCCACCAACAGCGGGCAGCCCCACCCCACAGTCTCCAGCCCCAAGACGCCTCAGAGAAAACACAAGGACAGAGGAGGCTCCCCCTCCATGTCTAGTGCCCAGGTGGCCACCAGATTCAAGCTCAAG AGCCCCCGCAGCAGTGGCAGGTTCACAAAGAAGAAGCCGCTGCCCTCCATCTCATCGAAGTCCAGCATGTCTCACTTCTCCAACCGCCTTTATGAGGAGCTCGCCGACTTCCTGACCCAGCAGGCAGCCTCCCTGCTCATCCGCAAGTATGAGTTTGAAAAGGACCTCAGTAAGCAGCTGGgcttcttctcctttcctgtcaCCCAAGTGCTCAGGGACCTTTCCCTGGGCTTAAAGAAGGTGAAAGGCTCCCGCATCCAGCTGTCCTCGGAGACCCACCGGAGCTGCCTGCTGCGTAAACTGGAGGAGGCCAAAAGGGCCCGGCAGACCTCCCGGCTCAGCACCCCCCACCGCAGCACAGAGACACCCTCTGTGCAGCAGGAACCGGCCACCCACACTGCCCAGGACCAGGCCACAGAGCCCTGCCGCTCCATTTACACTAACTTGCCAGCCAGCCGGCAGCTCAGCCCATTGGAGCCCAAGCTCTCAGTGTCCGCTGGCACCGGCATGGGTTCCAGTCTCCCCAAGTCCAAGGACACGGACAGTGAAGGCCATGATGAGGCCGAGGTtgaagatgaagatgaggatgagTACAAGGATGAGGACCAGGATGAGGACAAGGAGGAGGATGGAGTCCAGAGCCTCCCAGAACCTGGAGAGGAGGCCTCGGTCAGCCACTCTGTGGACGTGGGCCATAGTGACCCACCATGA
- the CCDC116 gene encoding coiled-coil domain-containing protein 116 isoform X2 has product MARCRHHSGYVADDEASHSMCSARVQLPKKPLVPEMGPASKPGHVPHPPSTCGSSALQNQRRNKRHPQPFSHFLDFLTESHVLDSLETVVEKATERMAAMKTEAGVPLVEVQDPVEVPSGGRRAHARPSLSTVHRHRVRPTLCTGHPNNYPSSSSSMSDSHSSLMAGWLGSHSRDSDLGAQGLGSLPPVKDKLLLEKNLKRLLQLEKKGKGLSQSCSKRDSLLWDLLGSQTSFQWTQEQPLSWFSELLGSSSGVPEASEPRPGEQEPICKREFNKEIKSLLSQLESLDLPGYCPLREPHRTLNFLADHRLFPALQSVVNQAVDKLRGARCRDGRPLFPTSLEPPSELQVQRNLPPLGSEPAKPTNSGQPHPTVSSPKTPQRKHKDRGGSPSMSSAQVATRFKLKSPRSSGRFTKKKPLPSISSKSSMSHFSNRLYEELADFLTQQAASLLIRKYEFEKDLSKQLGFFSFPVTQVLRDLSLGLKKVKGSRIQLSSETHRSCLLRKLEEAKRARQTSRLSTPHRSTETPSVQQEPATHTAQDQATEPCRSIYTNLPASRQLSPLEPKLSVSAGTGMGSSLPKSKDTDSEGHDEAEVEDEDEDEYKDEDQDEDKEEDGVQSLPEPGEEASVSHSVDVGHSDPP; this is encoded by the exons ATGGCCAGGTGCCGCCACCACTCGGGCTACGTGGCTGACGATGAGGCCAGCCACTCCATGTGCAGTGCACGA GTGCAGCTACCCAAGAAGCCACTGGTTCCAGAGATGGGGCCAGCCTCCAAGCCGGGCCATGTGCCACACCCACCATCCACATGTGGCAGCTCAGCGCTCCAGAACCAACGCCGAAACAAGAGGCACCCTCAGCCCTTTAGCCACTTTCTGGATTTCCTGACTGAGAGCCATGTCCTGGACAGCCTGGAGACAGTGGTGGAGAAGGCGACTGAGCGCATGGCTGCCATGAAGACCGAGGCTGGGGTGCCGCTTGTGGAGGTGCAGGACCCAGTGGAGGTGCCAAGTGGTGGGCGGCGGGCACATGCCCGGCCCAGCCTCAGCACTGTACACCGGCACCGTGTACGGCCGACCCTCTGCACTGGACACCCCAACAACTACCCATCCAGCTCCAGCTCCATGTCCGACTCCCATAGCAGCCtcatggctggctggctgggctCCCACAGCCGGGACAGTGACCTAGGTGCCCAAGGTTTAGGCTCACTGCCACCTGTGAAGGACAAACTCCTGCTGGAGAAGAATCTCAAGCGGCTGCTACAGCTGGAGAAGAAAGGG AAAGGCCTCAGTCAGTCCTGCTCCAAGAGGGACTCCCTGCTGTGGGATTTGCTGGGCAGCCAGACCAGCTTTCAGTGGACCCAGGAGCAGCCCCTGTCCTGGTTCTCGGAGCTGCTGGGCTCAAGCTCTGGTGTGCCTGAAGCATCAGAGCCGAGGCCTGGAGAACAGGAGCCGATCTGCAAACGAGAGTTCAATAAAGAGATCAAGTCGTTACTGAGCCAGCTGGAGTCCCTCGACCTGCCTGGCTACTGTCCGCTCCGTGAGCCCCATCGCACACTGAACTTCCTGGCTGACCACCGCCTCTTCCCTGCCCTGCAGAGCGTCGTCAACCAGGCTGTGGATAAGCTCCGCGGCGCCCGCTGCCGCGACGGCCGTCCTCTGTTCCCCACCAGCTTGGAGCCCCCCTCAGAGCTGCAGGTTCAACGCAATCTGCCGCCGCTGGGCTCTGAGCCGGCTAAACCCACCAACAGCGGGCAGCCCCACCCCACAGTCTCCAGCCCCAAGACGCCTCAGAGAAAACACAAGGACAGAGGAGGCTCCCCCTCCATGTCTAGTGCCCAGGTGGCCACCAGATTCAAGCTCAAG AGCCCCCGCAGCAGTGGCAGGTTCACAAAGAAGAAGCCGCTGCCCTCCATCTCATCGAAGTCCAGCATGTCTCACTTCTCCAACCGCCTTTATGAGGAGCTCGCCGACTTCCTGACCCAGCAGGCAGCCTCCCTGCTCATCCGCAAGTATGAGTTTGAAAAGGACCTCAGTAAGCAGCTGGgcttcttctcctttcctgtcaCCCAAGTGCTCAGGGACCTTTCCCTGGGCTTAAAGAAGGTGAAAGGCTCCCGCATCCAGCTGTCCTCGGAGACCCACCGGAGCTGCCTGCTGCGTAAACTGGAGGAGGCCAAAAGGGCCCGGCAGACCTCCCGGCTCAGCACCCCCCACCGCAGCACAGAGACACCCTCTGTGCAGCAGGAACCGGCCACCCACACTGCCCAGGACCAGGCCACAGAGCCCTGCCGCTCCATTTACACTAACTTGCCAGCCAGCCGGCAGCTCAGCCCATTGGAGCCCAAGCTCTCAGTGTCCGCTGGCACCGGCATGGGTTCCAGTCTCCCCAAGTCCAAGGACACGGACAGTGAAGGCCATGATGAGGCCGAGGTtgaagatgaagatgaggatgagTACAAGGATGAGGACCAGGATGAGGACAAGGAGGAGGATGGAGTCCAGAGCCTCCCAGAACCTGGAGAGGAGGCCTCGGTCAGCCACTCTGTGGACGTGGGCCATAGTGACCCACCATGA
- the YDJC gene encoding carbohydrate deacetylase isoform X4 translates to MSRPRVRLVVTADDFGYCPRRDEGIVEAFLAGAVTSVSLLVNGAATESAAELARRHSIPTGLHANLSEGRPVGPARRGASSLLGPEGFFLGKMGFREAVAAGDVDLPQVREELEAQLSCFRELMGRAPTHVDGHQHVHVLPGVCQVFAEALQAYGVRFTRLPLERGVGGCTWLEAPARAFACAVERDARAAVGPFSRHGLRVPPTGGCGEGPDAFSCSWERLHELRVLTAPTLRTRLAQDGVQLCALDDLDSKRPGEEVPREATLEPFLEPSLL, encoded by the exons ATGTCCCGCCCTCGCGTGCGCCTGGTGGTCACCGCGGACGACTTTGGTTACTGCCCGCGACGCGATGAGGGCATCGTGGAGGCCTTTCTGGCCGGGGCCGTGACCAGCGTGTCCCTGCTGGTCAACGGTGCGGCCACGGAGAGCGCGGCGGAGCTAGCCCGCAG GCACAGCATCCCCACGGGCCTCCACGCCAACCTGTCCGAGGGCCGCCCAGTGGGTCCGGCCCGCCGTGGCGCCTCGTCGCTGCTCGGCCCCGAAGGCTTCTTCCTTGGCAAGATGGGATTCCGGGAGGCGGTGGCGGCCGGAGACGTGGATTTGCCTCAG GTGCGGGAGGAGCTCGAGGCCCAACTAAGCTGCTTCCGGGAGCTGATGGGCAGGGCCCCCACGCACGTGGATGGCCACCAGCACGTGCACGTGCTCCCAG GCGTGTGCCAGGTGTTCGCCGAGGCGCTGCAGGCCTATGGGGTGCGCTTTACGCGACTGCCGCTGGAGCGCGGTGTGGGTGGCTGCACTTGGCTGGAGGCCCCCGCGCGCGCCTTCGCCTGCGCCGTGGAGCGCGACGCCCGGGCCGCCGTGGGCCCCTTCTCCCGCCACGGCCTCCG TGTGCCTCCCACCGGCGGCTGCGGTGAAGGCCCCGACGCTTTCTCTTGCTCTTGGGAGCGGCTGCATGAGCTGCGCGTCCTCACCGCGCCCACGCTGCGGACCCGGCTTGCCCAGGATGGCGTGCAGCTTTGCGCCCTCGACGACCTGGACTCCAAGAGGCCAGGGGAGGAGGTCCCCCGTGAGGCCACTCTGGAACCCTTCCTGGAACCCTCCCTACTCTGA
- the YDJC gene encoding carbohydrate deacetylase isoform X2 — translation MSRPRVRLVVTADDFGYCPRRDEGIVEAFLAGAVTSVSLLVNGAATESAAELARRHSIPTGLHANLSEGRPVGPARRGASSLLGPEGFFLGKMGFREAVAAGDVDLPQVREELEAQLSCFRELMGRAPTHVDGHQHVHVLPDPLRPQACARCSPRRCRPMGCALRDCRWSAVWVAALGWRPPRAPSPAPWSATPGPPWAPSPATASGEASRPVSYHSCLSPSALTIHLASCVRFSARKRVWRRSLPPPQFPPPAPSPYPILPYPSLALVMAWPGPAADAPPTTGGQTPSWV, via the exons ATGTCCCGCCCTCGCGTGCGCCTGGTGGTCACCGCGGACGACTTTGGTTACTGCCCGCGACGCGATGAGGGCATCGTGGAGGCCTTTCTGGCCGGGGCCGTGACCAGCGTGTCCCTGCTGGTCAACGGTGCGGCCACGGAGAGCGCGGCGGAGCTAGCCCGCAG GCACAGCATCCCCACGGGCCTCCACGCCAACCTGTCCGAGGGCCGCCCAGTGGGTCCGGCCCGCCGTGGCGCCTCGTCGCTGCTCGGCCCCGAAGGCTTCTTCCTTGGCAAGATGGGATTCCGGGAGGCGGTGGCGGCCGGAGACGTGGATTTGCCTCAG GTGCGGGAGGAGCTCGAGGCCCAACTAAGCTGCTTCCGGGAGCTGATGGGCAGGGCCCCCACGCACGTGGATGGCCACCAGCACGTGCACGTGCTCCCAG ACCCGCTCCGCCCGCAGGCGTGTGCCAGGTGTTCGCCGAGGCGCTGCAGGCCTATGGGGTGCGCTTTACGCGACTGCCGCTGGAGCGCGGTGTGGGTGGCTGCACTTGGCTGGAGGCCCCCGCGCGCGCCTTCGCCTGCGCCGTGGAGCGCGACGCCCGGGCCGCCGTGGGCCCCTTCTCCCGCCACGGCCTCCGGTGAGGCTTCCCGCCCTGTCTCCTACCATAGCTGCCTCAGTCCCTCCGCACTGACTATTCACCTGGCTAGCTGTGTCCGTTTCTCAGCCCGGAAGCGAGTCTGGCGTCGATCGCTGCCGCCACCCCAGTTCCCCCCTCCCGCCCCCAGTCCCTACCCTATCCTACCCTACCCTAGCCTAGCCCTGGTCATGGCCTGGCCTGGCCCCGCGGCTGATGCCCCGCCCACTACAGGTGGACAGACGCCTTCGTGGGTCTGA
- the YDJC gene encoding carbohydrate deacetylase isoform X1, whose protein sequence is MSRPRVRLVVTADDFGYCPRRDEGIVEAFLAGAVTSVSLLVNGAATESAAELARRHSIPTGLHANLSEGRPVGPARRGASSLLGPEGFFLGKMGFREAVAAGDVDLPQVREELEAQLSCFRELMGRAPTHVDGHQHVHVLPGVCQVFAEALQAYGVRFTRLPLERGVGGCTWLEAPARAFACAVERDARAAVGPFSRHGLRWTDAFVGLSTCGRHMSAHRVSGALARVLEGTLAGHTLTAELMAHPGYPSVPPTGGCGEGPDAFSCSWERLHELRVLTAPTLRTRLAQDGVQLCALDDLDSKRPGEEVPREATLEPFLEPSLL, encoded by the exons ATGTCCCGCCCTCGCGTGCGCCTGGTGGTCACCGCGGACGACTTTGGTTACTGCCCGCGACGCGATGAGGGCATCGTGGAGGCCTTTCTGGCCGGGGCCGTGACCAGCGTGTCCCTGCTGGTCAACGGTGCGGCCACGGAGAGCGCGGCGGAGCTAGCCCGCAG GCACAGCATCCCCACGGGCCTCCACGCCAACCTGTCCGAGGGCCGCCCAGTGGGTCCGGCCCGCCGTGGCGCCTCGTCGCTGCTCGGCCCCGAAGGCTTCTTCCTTGGCAAGATGGGATTCCGGGAGGCGGTGGCGGCCGGAGACGTGGATTTGCCTCAG GTGCGGGAGGAGCTCGAGGCCCAACTAAGCTGCTTCCGGGAGCTGATGGGCAGGGCCCCCACGCACGTGGATGGCCACCAGCACGTGCACGTGCTCCCAG GCGTGTGCCAGGTGTTCGCCGAGGCGCTGCAGGCCTATGGGGTGCGCTTTACGCGACTGCCGCTGGAGCGCGGTGTGGGTGGCTGCACTTGGCTGGAGGCCCCCGCGCGCGCCTTCGCCTGCGCCGTGGAGCGCGACGCCCGGGCCGCCGTGGGCCCCTTCTCCCGCCACGGCCTCCG GTGGACAGACGCCTTCGTGGGTCTGAGCACTTGCGGCCGGCACATGTCCGCTCACCGCGTGTCCGGGGCCCTGGCGCGGGTCCTGGAAGGTACCCTAGCGGGCCACACGCTGACAGCCGAGCTGATGGCGCACCCCGGCTATCCCAGTGTGCCTCCCACCGGCGGCTGCGGTGAAGGCCCCGACGCTTTCTCTTGCTCTTGGGAGCGGCTGCATGAGCTGCGCGTCCTCACCGCGCCCACGCTGCGGACCCGGCTTGCCCAGGATGGCGTGCAGCTTTGCGCCCTCGACGACCTGGACTCCAAGAGGCCAGGGGAGGAGGTCCCCCGTGAGGCCACTCTGGAACCCTTCCTGGAACCCTCCCTACTCTGA
- the SDF2L1 gene encoding stromal cell-derived factor 2-like protein 1 precursor (The RefSeq protein has 2 substitutions compared to this genomic sequence), with amino-acid sequence MWSAGRGGSAGPVLLGLLPALLVPGGSAAKTGAGLVTCGSVLKLLNTHPRVRLHSHDIKYGSGSGQQSVTGVEASDDANSYWRIRGGSEGGCPRGSPVRCGQAVRLTHVLTGKNLHTHHFPSPLSNNQEVSAFGEDGEGDDLDLWTVRCSGQHWEREAAVRFQHVGTSVFLSVTGEQYGSPIRGQHEVHGMPSANTHNTWKAMEGIFIKPSVEPSAGHDEL; translated from the exons ATGTGGAGCGCGGGCCGCGGCGGGTCTGCCGGGCCGGTGCTGTTGGGGCTGCTGCTGGCGCTCTTAGTGCCGGGCGGTAGTGCCGCCAAGACTGGCGCGGGGCTCGTGACCTGCGGGTCGGTGCTGAAGCTGCTCAATACGCACCACCGGGTGCGGCTGCACTCGCACGACATCAAATACGGATCCG GCAGCGGCCAGCAATCGGTGACCGGCGTGGAGGCGTCGGACGACGCCAATAGCTACTGGCGGATCCGCGGCGGTTCGGAAGGCGGGTGCCCGCGTGGGTCCCCGGTGCGCTGCGGGCAGGCAGTGCGGCTCACGCATGTGCTTACAGGCAAGAACCTACACACGCACCACTTCCCGTCACCGCTGTCCAACAACCAG GAGGTGAGTGCCTTTGGGGAAGACGGCGAGGGTGACGACCTGGACCTATGGACAGTGCGCTGCTCTGGACAGCACTGGGAGCGTGAGGCTGCTGTGCGCTTCCAGCACGTGGGCACCTCTGTGTTCCTGTCAGTCACGGGTGAGCAGTATGGAAGCCCCATCCGTGGGCAGCATGAGGTCCACGGCATGCCCAGTGCCAACACGCACAATACATGGAAGGCCATGGAAGGCATCTTCATCAAGCCTAGTGTGGAGCCCTCTGCAGGTCACGATGAACTCTGA